CGTCGGCATCCTCGACGATGGCCGTGACGAGGCGCGTCTTGCCGATGCCGGCGTCGCCGGACAGGACGGCCACGCCCCCACGCGCGGTCTCGCGGTGGGTGCGTGTCGAGCTCGTGCCCGTACCGGTCGTGGGGCCGGCCAGGCCGAGTGCGTCTGCGAGCCGGGCACGGTCGTCGTCACGGCCGACGAGCAGGGCGGGGCGCGACGGCATACCGGTGATTATCGGGGAACGCACGGCTCAGCGGGTGCCCGGACGCAGCTCGCGGAGGGCGTTGCGGCGCATCGTGCGCCGCAGCACCTCGAGCGAGGAGTCGCGGCGGGCGTGACCGCGGGCCCGGCCGTAGCGGGCCTCGATCTCGAGGCGGACGAACGAGGGGTCGATGTGCATGGCGTTCATGGCTGGGCCTCCGGTGGGGTTCGTGCTGACTCCTCCACGGTCGGCCGCTGAGGTAGGGCGTCACATCGGGCGAGCGCCCTATCCGTGGGACCGACCCCCCGGGGCACGACCACCTCAGGCGGTCGGGCCCTACCTCAGACGCGGCGCCGTCGCGTCGGCCCGGCCACTCCCGTCGTCGCCCCGTGTCGCCCCTCGCCCTCGCTCAGGCGGAGAGCAGCAGCGTGGCCGCGATCGTCACCATGACGACCGCGATGACGACGTCGAGCACCCGCCAGGTGACCGGTCGGGCGAAGAGCGGAGCGAGCAGGCGTGCCCCGAAGCCGAGGGACCCGAACCACAGCACGCTGGCGGTCACCGCCCCGGTCGCGAACCACCAGCGGTCGGCACCCTGCTGGTTGGCGACCGAGCCCAGCAGCAGCACCGTGTCGAGGTAGACGTGCGGGTTGAGCCAGGTCAGGGCGAGCACCGTGAGCAGCGTCCCGCGGCGGGTGCCGGCCCGGCCCTCGGCCTCGAGCGCGCCGGGGCGAGCGGCTCGCCGCAGGGACTGCACCGCGAAGGCGATCAGGTAGGCCGCGCCGACCCAGCGGACCACCGTGACGACGGCAGGGTGCGCGGTGATGACGGCGCCGACGCCGGCCACCCCCGCCACGATCAACGCGGCGTCAGACACCGCGCACACCGCGACGACGAGGCCGACGTGTCGACGGGTCAGGCCCTGGCGCAGCACGAAGGCGTTCTGGGCACCGATCGCGACGATGAGCCCCAGGCCGGTGAGCAGGCCGAGCAGAGTGGTGGACAGGGTGATGGGCACGGGCCGACGCTAGGTGAGACCGAGCCAACAGTGAAGCGACATGATCTGATGGATCATCAGTATCTCTTCATGAAGGAACCGTTGTGTCCGTGAGTCCGGAGCAGCTGGCCGCCCTCGTGGCCGTGGTCGACGAGGGGACCTTCGAGGCGGCCGCACGCGCGCTGCACGTCACCCCGTCCGCGGTGAGCCAACGCATCCGGGCCCTCGAGGTCGAGGTGGGGCGTGTCGTCGTCGTCCGGTCGGTCCCGTGCCGGCCCACCGCCGCCGGGGAGTCGGTGCTGCGCATGGCCCGCCAGCACCGCCTGATCGAGCTGGAGCTGGCGGCCGAGCTGCAGCTCGGCTCGGGGGGTCCTGTCGAGCTCGCCGTGGCGGTCAACGCCGACTCGGTGGGCTCGTGGTTCACGGCCGTGCTGGCCGCGTGTGCGCAGTGGCCCGAGGTCACCCTGCGTCTGCACGTGCACGACCAGCAGCGGTCGGCCGAGCTGTTGCGGACCGGGACGGTGCTCGGCGCCGTCACCGCCGACCCGACTGCAGTACAGGGGTGTTCGACCACACCGCTGCTGACCGTGCGATACACCGCAGCGGCCACGCGGAGTCTCGTCGACCGGCACCGCCGCGGCCGGTCGGTCGACCTGGCGACCATGCCGTTGGTCCGCTTCTCGGCCGACGACGACCTGCAGCAGCACGTCCTCGACCGCCGTGGCATCACCGTGCGGCCGCCGACCCACGTCGTCCCCGACTCCGCGGGCTTCGAGGCAGCGGTCCTCGCGGGCCTCGGGTGGGGTGTGCTGCTGCCCGACCAGCTGCGTCGGCTCCGCGACGACGACGTCGTCCCGCTCGGGCGTGACGACCACGTCGACGTGCCGCTCTACTGGCAGCGGTGGCGGCTGCCGTCGAGCCACCTCGACCGGCTCACGGCCCTCGTCACCGAGGCGGCACGTGCGTCGAGCCGGCCCGCAGCTCGCGCCACGCGACGAACCCCCCGATGACGTCGGTCGCGCGGTGCACGCCGAGCTGCCGCAACGAGGCGGCGGCGAGGCTCGAGGTGTACCCCTCCTGGCACAGCACCACGACCTGCAGGTCGTGGTCGGCCTCCGGCAGGGCGGCGTCGCTCTCGGGGTCGAAGCGCCACTCGAGGACGTTGCGCTCGACGACGAGGGCCTCGGGCAGCTCACCCTCGTGCTGCCGTTGGGCCGCGGGTCGGATGTCGACGACGACCGCCCCGTCGTGCAGGGCCGCCTCGGCCTGGGCCGGGGTCAGCCGCTGCAGGTGCGCGCGGGCCTCGGCGAGCATCTCGTCGATCGTCACCAGTCGGAGCCCATCCTCGTCTGCTCGATGACCTCGAGCAGGCCGTCGTCGACCTCCTCGTAGTTGTTCATCGTCGTCAGCTTGGGGGCGTAGACGTGGAGGCTGACGGCCGGGTCGGGCCCGTGGTTGGTGACCCGGTGCAGGTGGCGCGGGCCGAACGTGCGCTGGTCACCCGTGCCGAGGATGACCGCCGGCCCGGTGGCCCGGCGCTCGTCACCGGGGCGCGGGCCGGCCTGGTAGCCGGCCACCTCCTCCGTCAGCACGCCCTGGAGTACGACGAAGGAGCCGGCGCTGCCGCCGTGGTCGTGCCACGGCGTGCCCTGGCCCGGCAGCCACGTCAGCAGCCATGCCTCGTGCTGCTCGTCGGCGGCGAGGCGGGCGTAGTAGCGGGTGACCGGGTCGAAGTCGACGAGCGGCTGCCAGAGCGGGCGCTGGCGTGCGAGGGTGCGGGCCGTCTCGGCGAGCACCGCCGGCTTCCACGTCGCGCGCGGGCGGGAGGCGGAGGAGGGCGACGGGAACGTGGCGGGAGAGGGGTCGGTCGTCGCAGGCGTGGTGTGAGTGGTCATGGGGCTGGCCTTTCGAGGGGGCGGGGAGTCGGGCTGGTGCGTCGGGCGACGTCAGGGGTGGCGTCGACAGCGACAGCCCGGCATTCGTGCCGGCTCTCTCGAGGTGGTGCTGGCAGCGGGGGCGATGGTCGCGACACGCAGCGAGGTGCCGGTCGCAGTCACATAACCGATGGTTGCCATACACAGAACGCTAACTTATGGATGTCGATCGCGCGAGTGAGCGTCTCGCCTTACGGTCCGCACCCCGTGGTGTCGGCCCCACGCCTTGCCCCACGCCCCCGTCGCCGGGTCGCCAGCGGTCCTCGCTGACGCTCTATCCCCGGATATCGGCCTCTGACTAGAGACGGGTAGACGACACGATCGACGCCGTCAGGCCACGCACCGCTCGGTGTCGCTCAGCAGGTCTCGGTCCGGCGGCTACGCCGCTCCA
This is a stretch of genomic DNA from Terracoccus luteus. It encodes these proteins:
- a CDS encoding LysE/ArgO family amino acid transporter, producing MPITLSTTLLGLLTGLGLIVAIGAQNAFVLRQGLTRRHVGLVVAVCAVSDAALIVAGVAGVGAVITAHPAVVTVVRWVGAAYLIAFAVQSLRRAARPGALEAEGRAGTRRGTLLTVLALTWLNPHVYLDTVLLLGSVANQQGADRWWFATGAVTASVLWFGSLGFGARLLAPLFARPVTWRVLDVVIAVVMVTIAATLLLSA
- a CDS encoding ArgP/LysG family DNA-binding transcriptional regulator encodes the protein MSPEQLAALVAVVDEGTFEAAARALHVTPSAVSQRIRALEVEVGRVVVVRSVPCRPTAAGESVLRMARQHRLIELELAAELQLGSGGPVELAVAVNADSVGSWFTAVLAACAQWPEVTLRLHVHDQQRSAELLRTGTVLGAVTADPTAVQGCSTTPLLTVRYTAAATRSLVDRHRRGRSVDLATMPLVRFSADDDLQQHVLDRRGITVRPPTHVVPDSAGFEAAVLAGLGWGVLLPDQLRRLRDDDVVPLGRDDHVDVPLYWQRWRLPSSHLDRLTALVTEAARASSRPAARATRRTPR
- a CDS encoding rhodanese-like domain-containing protein is translated as MTIDEMLAEARAHLQRLTPAQAEAALHDGAVVVDIRPAAQRQHEGELPEALVVERNVLEWRFDPESDAALPEADHDLQVVVLCQEGYTSSLAAASLRQLGVHRATDVIGGFVAWRELRAGSTHVPPR
- a CDS encoding cysteine dioxygenase, giving the protein MTTHTTPATTDPSPATFPSPSSASRPRATWKPAVLAETARTLARQRPLWQPLVDFDPVTRYYARLAADEQHEAWLLTWLPGQGTPWHDHGGSAGSFVVLQGVLTEEVAGYQAGPRPGDERRATGPAVILGTGDQRTFGPRHLHRVTNHGPDPAVSLHVYAPKLTTMNNYEEVDDGLLEVIEQTRMGSDW